A section of the Citrus sinensis cultivar Valencia sweet orange chromosome 8, DVS_A1.0, whole genome shotgun sequence genome encodes:
- the LOC102613217 gene encoding uncharacterized protein LOC102613217, which produces MLIFLSLYSIIRRVTAHWPLLLCAATWTILLTLTVALASFAPEFAFVSAISPSSSFSKSCHADGSVRIPLDFPRESVCLPSYMVRRSKMDFFVPTVFAALVVAGSAFAVRSLGLWESGRA; this is translated from the coding sequence ATGCTCATCTTCCTTTCTCTGTACTCAATTATCCGGCGAGTCACGGCGCATTGGCCGCTTCTTCTCTGCGCTGCAACATGGACAATCTTGTTAACGTTGACGGTGGCCTTGGCATCATTTGCTCCGGAGTTTGCATTTGTGTCGGCTATATCGCCTTCGTCTTCGTTTTCAAAGTCATGTCATGCAGATGGGTCTGTGAGGATTCCTTTGGACTTTCCCAGGGAGAGCGTGTGTTTGCCTTCTTACATGGTGAGGAGGTCAAAGATGGATTTCTTTGTGCCTACAGTTTTTGCAGCTCTTGTCGTCGCTGGCTCTGCTTTCGCCGTTCGTTCTCTCGGCTTGTGGGAGAGTGGCAGAGCTTGA
- the LOC102628579 gene encoding actin-depolymerizing factor 1 isoform X2, whose amino-acid sequence MANAASGMAVHDDCKLKFLELKAKRTYRFIVFKIEEKQKQVIVEKLGEPTQTYEDFAASLPAEECRYAVYDYDFVTAENCQKSRIFFIAWSPDTARVRSKMIYASSKDRFKRELDGIQVELQATDPSEMGLDVFKDRAN is encoded by the exons ATG GCTAATGCTGCTTCTGGGATGGCTGTACATGATGACTGTAAGCTAAAGTTCTTGGAGTTGAAAGCCAAGAGAACCTACCGCTTCATAGTATTTAAGATTGAGGAGAAGCAGAAGCAGGTCATTGTGGAAAAACTTGGTGAGCCAACTCAAACCTATGAAGATTTTGCTGCCAGCCTTCCTGCTGAGGAGTGCCGATATGCTGtgtatgattatgattttgttACCGCAGAGAACTGCCAAAAAAGCAGGATTTTCTTCATTGCATG GTCTCCCGACACTGCAAGAGTAAGAAGCAAGATGATTTATGCAAGCTCCAAGGACAGGTTCAAGAGAGAGCTAGATGGCATTCAAGTGGAGCTGCAGGCAACTGATCCATCTGAGATGGGTCTTGACGTATTTAAAGACCGTGCCAACTAA
- the LOC102626248 gene encoding 17.4 kDa class I heat shock protein-like, whose translation MSLIPSIFGGRRTNVFDPSSLDVWDPFDGFFSSALTNVPSSDRETSQFANAIIDWKETPQAHVFKADLPGLRKEEVKVEVEEGRILKISGERSKEQEEKNDKWHRVERSSGKFLRRFRLPDNAKMEQVKASMENGVLTVTVPKEEEKKPEVKAIEISG comes from the coding sequence ATGTCACTCATTCCAAGCATCTTCGGCGGCCGAAGAACCAACGTGTTCGATCCATCTTCACTAGATGTGTGGGATCCTTTTGACGGGTTCTTCTCCTCTGCCCTTACCAATGTGCCGTCTTCGGATAGGGAAACATCCCAATTTGCCAATGCAATAATTGACTGGAAAGAGACTCCTCAGGCTCACGTATTCAAAGCTGATCTTCCAGGGCTGAGGAAAGAAGAAGTGAAAGTTGAGGTTGAAGAGGGCAGGATTCTGAAGATAAGCGGAGAGAGGAGCAAGGAGCAAGAAGAGAAGAATGACAAGTGGCATCGCGTCGAGAGGAGCAGTGGCAAGTTCCTGAGGAGGTTCAGGTTGCCCGACAATGCTAAGATGGAACAGGTTAAGGCCAGCATGGAGAATGGTGTGCTCACAGTCACTGTTCCTAAAGAGGAGGAGAAGAAACCTGAAGTTAAGGCCATTGAGATCTCTGGCTAA
- the LOC102629049 gene encoding histone H2B.3: MAPKAEKKPAEEKKTPVAEKAPAEKKPKAGKKLPKEAAAGDKKKKRTKKSIETYKIYIFKVLKQVHPDIGISSKAMGIMNSFINDIFEKLAQESSRLARYNKKPTITSREIQTAVRLVLPGELAKHAVSEGTKAVTKFTSS, from the coding sequence ATGGCACCAAAGGCGGAGAAGAAGCCAGCGGAGGAGAAGAAGACACCGGTAGCGGAGAAGGCGCCTGCCGAGAAGAAGCCGAAGGCCGGGAAGAAACTTCCGAAGGAAGCCGCAGCGGGtgacaagaagaagaagcgcACGAAGAAGAGCATTGAGACGTACAAGATCTACATATTCAAAGTCCTGAAGCAAGTCCATCCAGATATCGGAATCTCGAGCAAGGCTATGGGAATTATGAACAGTTTCATCAACGATATTTTCGAGAAGCTTGCTCAGGAATCTTCCAGGCTGGCAAGGTACAACAAGAAGCCGACGATAACTTCTCGTGAAATCCAGACCGCTGTGAGACTTGTGCTTCCTGGTGAGCTGGCTAAGCACGCCGTTTCTGAGGGTACCAAGGCGGTTACCAAGTTCACCTCGTCTTAA
- the LOC102625958 gene encoding protein yippee-like At4g27745 codes for MAECSDIVNFDHTRQGIKFYMCRECKMHIALVGDNDMAHGDTWSINLETAVNLVKSIPEHYVASGRTKMAYMSCIYCRTPLGWQYVEVESPTNLIKEGRVILYLDRLLYWSGEQMEWCRENKRRNH; via the exons ATGGCAGAGTGCTCtgatattgttaattttgatCATACTCGGCAAGGCATTAAGTTCTACATGTGCCGTGAATGCAAAATGCATATTGCTTTGGTTGGAGATAATGATATGGCT CATGGGGATACTTGGTCAATCAACCTGGAGACCGC AGTGAACTTGGTGAAAAGCATCCCAGAACATTATGTGGCCTCTGGCAGAACCAAAATGGCATATATGTCTTGTATTTACTGCAGAACACCCTTGGGCTGGCAATAT GTTGAAGTTGAATCTCCCACTAATTTGATCAAAGAAGGAAGAGTCATCCTGTATCT GGACAGGTTGCTGTACTGGAGTGGTGAGCAGATGGAGTGGTGCCGAGAAAATAAGAGACGTAATCACTAG
- the LOC102626540 gene encoding small RNA-binding protein 11, chloroplastic: MAKAQGAQLFVSRLSSYITTKEFKALFSRFGVVTDAKLITDPKTQRPKGFGFITFQSEDDAQKALKTMDGRIVNGRLIFVEVAKSRSPGTDASP, from the exons ATGGCGAAAGCACAAGGCGCGCAACTCTTCGTCAGCA GGTTGTCGTCGTACATCACAACTAAAGAATTCAAAGCTTTGTTTTCGCGGTTTGGTGTCGTTACGGATG CTAAGCTAATAACGGACCCAAAGACTCAAAGACCGAAGGGGTTTGGCTTTATCACATTTCAGTCAGAGGATGATGCACAGAAAGCATTAAAGACCATGGATGGCAGG ATTGTGAATGGGAGGCTGATCTTTGTTGAGGTTGCAAAGAGTAGAAGTCCTGGAACGGATGCCAGCCCTTGA
- the LOC102628281 gene encoding putative pentatricopeptide repeat-containing protein At5g59900 isoform X2: protein MKLTLSQRQSWKLALDDAVLSTALKPHHVEKVLIQTLDDSRLALRFFNFLGLHKTFNHSTASFCILIHGLVQNNLFWPASSLLQTLLLRGLSPKEAFDSLFDCYEKFGFSSSLGFDLLIQSYVQNKRVADGVFVFRLMREKHLMPEVRTLSGVLNGLVKIRQFGLVLKLFEEVVNVGILPDIYIHSAVMRSLCELKDFVKAKEMIHFMDSNGSDLNVVVYNILIHGLCKSQRVFEAVEVKNGFVKRGVKADVVTYCTLVLGLCKVQEFEFGVWLMNEMIELGLVPSEAAVSSLVEGFRRKGKIDDAFNLVNKLGPLGVVPNLFVYNALINSLCKERKFNEAEFLFNEMKQKGLSPNVVTYSILIDSLCRRGEMDIAVSFLGKMADEGIKATIYPYNSLISGHCKLGNLSAAESFFEEMIHKGLTPTVITYTSLISGYCNEVKLNKAFRLYHEMTGKGIAPNSYTFTALISGLCRANKLTEAIKWFDEMLERNVMPNEVTYNVLIEGYCREGCMVKAFELLDEMAGKGLVADTYTYRSLITGLCSAGRVSEAKEFVDGLHREHCKLNEMCYSALLHGYCKEGRLKDALGACREMVERGVNMDLVCYSVLIDGSLKQSDTRRYFGLLKEMHDKGLRPDNVIYTSMIDAKGKAGNLKEAFRLWDIMIGEGCVPNVVTYTALINGLCKAGYMDKAELLCKEMLASGSLPNQITYGCFLDYLTREGKMEKAVQLHNAMLDGLLANTVTYNILIHGFCTMGKFEEATKLLGGMMDNGILPDCITYSTIIYQYCKRGYLHEALKLWDSMLNKGLKPDPLAYNFLIYGCCIRGEITKAFELRDDMMRRGIFPSLVK from the exons ATGAAGCTCACCCTCTCTCAACGACAG AGCTGGAAGCTAGCATTGGACGATGCCGTTTTATCCACCGCATTAAAGCCTCATCATGTTGAAAAGGTCTTGATCCAGACTCTAGACGATTCCAGGTTAGCTTTAAGATTCTTCAATTTTCTAGGCCTGCATAAAACCTTCAACCATTCAACGGCGTCCTTTTGTATTTTGATTCACGGTTTGGTGCAAAACAATCTCTTTTGGCCTGCAAGTTCGCTATTGCAGACGCTGCTTCTTCGTGGGCTAAGCCCAAAAGAGGCTTTTGAttctttatttgattgttatgaGAAATTTGGGTTTTCTTCAAGtttgggttttgatttgttgatTCAAAGTTACGTGCAAAATAAGAGAGTCGCAGATGGTGTTTTCGTATTTCGGTTAATGAGAGAGAAACATTTGATGCCTGAAGTTAGAACCCTGAGTGGGGTTCTAAATGGGCTCGTCAAAATTAGGCAATTTGGGTTAGTGTTGAAATTGTTTGAGGAGGTTGTTAATGTGGGTATATTGCCTGATATTTATATACACTCGGCAGTGATGAGAAGTTTGTgtgaattaaaagattttgttAAAGCCAAGGAAATGATTCATTTTATGGATTCAAATGGGAGTGATTTAAATGTTGTGGtctataatattttgattcatgGACTTTGCAAGAGTCAAAGAGTTTTTGAGGCTGTTGAGGTCAAGAATGGTTTTGTAAAAAGAGGAGTAAAAGCAGATGTTGTTACCTATTGCACATTAGTGCTCGGATTGTGTAAAGTGCAAGAGTTTGAGTTTGGTGTGTGGTTGATGAATGAGATGATCGAGTTGGGTTTGGTTCCAAGTGAAGCAGCTGTTTCAAGTCTTGTTGAGGGGTTCAGGAGGAAGGGGAAGATTGACGATGCTTTTAACTTGGTAAATAAATTGGGGCCACTCGGGGTGGTACCTAACTTATTTGTATACAACGCGTTGATCAATTCGTTGTGTAAAGAAAGGAAATTCAATGAAGCTGAGTTTCTTTTTAACGAGATGAAACAGAAGGGTTTGTCTCCAAATGTTGTTACTTATTCTATTTTGATTGATTCATTATGCAGAAGGGGAGAAATGGATATTGCAGTTAGTTTTCTTGGTAAAATGGCAGATGAGGGGATAAAAGCAACCATCTATCCTTACAATTCTCTGATAAGTGGGCATTGTAAGTTGGGCAATTTGAGTGCAGCGGAATCGTTCTTTGAAGAGATGATTCATAAAGGATTAACACCAACCGTGATAACATACACTTCCTTAATAAGTGGATATTGCAATGAAGTAAAACTGAATAAGGCATTCAGGCTTTATCATGAGATGACTGGGAAGGGCATTGCACCAAATTCTTACACCTTTACTGCACTTATTTCTGGTCTCTGTCGAGCAAATAAGCTGACTGAGGCAATTAAATGGTTTGATGAAATGCTGGAACGTAATGTTATGCCAAATGAAGTGACTTATAATGTACTGATTGAAGGTTACTGCAGGGAAGGTTGCATGGTAAAGGCATTTGAATTGCTTGATGAAATGGCAGGGAAGGGCCTTGTAGCAGATACATACACTTACAGATCTCTGATAACAGGTCTTTGTTCTGCTGGTAGAGTGTCTGAAGCTAAAGAGTTTGTGGATGGACTTCATAGAGAGCATTGCAAGTTAAATGAGATGTGTTATAGTGCACTTCTACATGGTTATTGCAAAGAAGGGAGATTAAAGGATGCACTGGGTGCTTGTCGTGAGATGGTGGAAAGGGGCGTGAACATGGATCTTGTGTGTTATTCTGTACTTATAGATGGATCTCTAAAACAGTCTGATACAAGGAGATATTTTGGGCTTTTGAAGGAGATGCATGACAAGGGACTGAGGCCTGATAATGTAATATATACAAGCATGATTGATGCCAAGGGCAAAGCAGGTAATCTCAAGGAGGCATTTAGACTTTGGGATATAATGATTGGTGAAGGATGTGTCCCAAATGTTGTGACATATACTGCTCTGATAAATGGCTTATGTAAGGCAGGGTACATGGATAAAGCTGAGCTTCTATGTAAGGAAATGCTGGCTAGCGGTTCTCTTCCAAATCAAATAACATATGGTTGTTTCCTTGACTACTTGACTAGAGAAGGAAAAATGGAGAAAGCTGTACAGCTGCATAATGCAATGCTTGATGGACTTTTAGCAAACACTGTCACATACAATATACTCATTCACGGCTTTTGCACAATGGGGAAATTTGAAGAGGCCACCAAGCTCCTTGGTGGAATGATGGACAATGGCATACTCCCTGATTGTATCACCTATTCAACAATAATCTATCAGTACTGTAAAAGAGGTTATTTACATGAGGCTCTTAAGTTATGGGACTCCATGCTAAATAAAGGTTTAAAACCTGATCCACTGGCATACAACTTTTTGATATATGGATGCTGTATTAGAGGAGAAATCACCAAGGCTTTTGAATTGCGTGATGATATGATGAGAAGGGGCATTTTTCCTTCTCTAGTCAAGTAG
- the LOC102628281 gene encoding putative pentatricopeptide repeat-containing protein At5g59900 isoform X1 — protein MKLTLSQRQVTSLKFHYKRRNLCTHRPFYSDNDEKESQFIDTLKKIIRGKQSWKLALDDAVLSTALKPHHVEKVLIQTLDDSRLALRFFNFLGLHKTFNHSTASFCILIHGLVQNNLFWPASSLLQTLLLRGLSPKEAFDSLFDCYEKFGFSSSLGFDLLIQSYVQNKRVADGVFVFRLMREKHLMPEVRTLSGVLNGLVKIRQFGLVLKLFEEVVNVGILPDIYIHSAVMRSLCELKDFVKAKEMIHFMDSNGSDLNVVVYNILIHGLCKSQRVFEAVEVKNGFVKRGVKADVVTYCTLVLGLCKVQEFEFGVWLMNEMIELGLVPSEAAVSSLVEGFRRKGKIDDAFNLVNKLGPLGVVPNLFVYNALINSLCKERKFNEAEFLFNEMKQKGLSPNVVTYSILIDSLCRRGEMDIAVSFLGKMADEGIKATIYPYNSLISGHCKLGNLSAAESFFEEMIHKGLTPTVITYTSLISGYCNEVKLNKAFRLYHEMTGKGIAPNSYTFTALISGLCRANKLTEAIKWFDEMLERNVMPNEVTYNVLIEGYCREGCMVKAFELLDEMAGKGLVADTYTYRSLITGLCSAGRVSEAKEFVDGLHREHCKLNEMCYSALLHGYCKEGRLKDALGACREMVERGVNMDLVCYSVLIDGSLKQSDTRRYFGLLKEMHDKGLRPDNVIYTSMIDAKGKAGNLKEAFRLWDIMIGEGCVPNVVTYTALINGLCKAGYMDKAELLCKEMLASGSLPNQITYGCFLDYLTREGKMEKAVQLHNAMLDGLLANTVTYNILIHGFCTMGKFEEATKLLGGMMDNGILPDCITYSTIIYQYCKRGYLHEALKLWDSMLNKGLKPDPLAYNFLIYGCCIRGEITKAFELRDDMMRRGIFPSLVK, from the coding sequence ATGAAGCTCACCCTCTCTCAACGACAGGTAACAAGCTTAAAATTCCACTACAAGCGCAGAAATTTATGCACTCACAGACCCTTTTACTCAGATAATGACGAAAAAGAGTCACAATTCATTGAcacacttaaaaaaatcatacgAGGAAAACAGAGCTGGAAGCTAGCATTGGACGATGCCGTTTTATCCACCGCATTAAAGCCTCATCATGTTGAAAAGGTCTTGATCCAGACTCTAGACGATTCCAGGTTAGCTTTAAGATTCTTCAATTTTCTAGGCCTGCATAAAACCTTCAACCATTCAACGGCGTCCTTTTGTATTTTGATTCACGGTTTGGTGCAAAACAATCTCTTTTGGCCTGCAAGTTCGCTATTGCAGACGCTGCTTCTTCGTGGGCTAAGCCCAAAAGAGGCTTTTGAttctttatttgattgttatgaGAAATTTGGGTTTTCTTCAAGtttgggttttgatttgttgatTCAAAGTTACGTGCAAAATAAGAGAGTCGCAGATGGTGTTTTCGTATTTCGGTTAATGAGAGAGAAACATTTGATGCCTGAAGTTAGAACCCTGAGTGGGGTTCTAAATGGGCTCGTCAAAATTAGGCAATTTGGGTTAGTGTTGAAATTGTTTGAGGAGGTTGTTAATGTGGGTATATTGCCTGATATTTATATACACTCGGCAGTGATGAGAAGTTTGTgtgaattaaaagattttgttAAAGCCAAGGAAATGATTCATTTTATGGATTCAAATGGGAGTGATTTAAATGTTGTGGtctataatattttgattcatgGACTTTGCAAGAGTCAAAGAGTTTTTGAGGCTGTTGAGGTCAAGAATGGTTTTGTAAAAAGAGGAGTAAAAGCAGATGTTGTTACCTATTGCACATTAGTGCTCGGATTGTGTAAAGTGCAAGAGTTTGAGTTTGGTGTGTGGTTGATGAATGAGATGATCGAGTTGGGTTTGGTTCCAAGTGAAGCAGCTGTTTCAAGTCTTGTTGAGGGGTTCAGGAGGAAGGGGAAGATTGACGATGCTTTTAACTTGGTAAATAAATTGGGGCCACTCGGGGTGGTACCTAACTTATTTGTATACAACGCGTTGATCAATTCGTTGTGTAAAGAAAGGAAATTCAATGAAGCTGAGTTTCTTTTTAACGAGATGAAACAGAAGGGTTTGTCTCCAAATGTTGTTACTTATTCTATTTTGATTGATTCATTATGCAGAAGGGGAGAAATGGATATTGCAGTTAGTTTTCTTGGTAAAATGGCAGATGAGGGGATAAAAGCAACCATCTATCCTTACAATTCTCTGATAAGTGGGCATTGTAAGTTGGGCAATTTGAGTGCAGCGGAATCGTTCTTTGAAGAGATGATTCATAAAGGATTAACACCAACCGTGATAACATACACTTCCTTAATAAGTGGATATTGCAATGAAGTAAAACTGAATAAGGCATTCAGGCTTTATCATGAGATGACTGGGAAGGGCATTGCACCAAATTCTTACACCTTTACTGCACTTATTTCTGGTCTCTGTCGAGCAAATAAGCTGACTGAGGCAATTAAATGGTTTGATGAAATGCTGGAACGTAATGTTATGCCAAATGAAGTGACTTATAATGTACTGATTGAAGGTTACTGCAGGGAAGGTTGCATGGTAAAGGCATTTGAATTGCTTGATGAAATGGCAGGGAAGGGCCTTGTAGCAGATACATACACTTACAGATCTCTGATAACAGGTCTTTGTTCTGCTGGTAGAGTGTCTGAAGCTAAAGAGTTTGTGGATGGACTTCATAGAGAGCATTGCAAGTTAAATGAGATGTGTTATAGTGCACTTCTACATGGTTATTGCAAAGAAGGGAGATTAAAGGATGCACTGGGTGCTTGTCGTGAGATGGTGGAAAGGGGCGTGAACATGGATCTTGTGTGTTATTCTGTACTTATAGATGGATCTCTAAAACAGTCTGATACAAGGAGATATTTTGGGCTTTTGAAGGAGATGCATGACAAGGGACTGAGGCCTGATAATGTAATATATACAAGCATGATTGATGCCAAGGGCAAAGCAGGTAATCTCAAGGAGGCATTTAGACTTTGGGATATAATGATTGGTGAAGGATGTGTCCCAAATGTTGTGACATATACTGCTCTGATAAATGGCTTATGTAAGGCAGGGTACATGGATAAAGCTGAGCTTCTATGTAAGGAAATGCTGGCTAGCGGTTCTCTTCCAAATCAAATAACATATGGTTGTTTCCTTGACTACTTGACTAGAGAAGGAAAAATGGAGAAAGCTGTACAGCTGCATAATGCAATGCTTGATGGACTTTTAGCAAACACTGTCACATACAATATACTCATTCACGGCTTTTGCACAATGGGGAAATTTGAAGAGGCCACCAAGCTCCTTGGTGGAATGATGGACAATGGCATACTCCCTGATTGTATCACCTATTCAACAATAATCTATCAGTACTGTAAAAGAGGTTATTTACATGAGGCTCTTAAGTTATGGGACTCCATGCTAAATAAAGGTTTAAAACCTGATCCACTGGCATACAACTTTTTGATATATGGATGCTGTATTAGAGGAGAAATCACCAAGGCTTTTGAATTGCGTGATGATATGATGAGAAGGGGCATTTTTCCTTCTCTAGTCAAGTAG
- the LOC102626838 gene encoding histone H2A — protein sequence MDTPVKVKKGAGGRKGGGPKKQSVSRSVKAGLQFPVGRIGRFLKKGRYSQRVGSGAPVYMAAVLEYLAAEVLELAGNAARDNKKKKIIPRHVQLAVRNDEELGKLLTGVTIASGGVLPNINPVLLPKKTKESVAKEPKSPSIAGLSYDTNETVLKDAFGQHGEIIEVKVICDRVTGQSRGYGFVKFASEAAAGEAIKEMDGLLLDGRNIRVNYAHKD from the exons ATGGATACACCAGTCAAAGTGAAGAAGGGAGCCGGCGGAAGGAAGGGAGGAGGACCGAAAAAGCAATCCGTTTCCAGGTCTGTGAAAGCGGGGCTCCAATTCCCAGTAGGTAGAATCGGGCGTTTCTTGAAGAAGGGAAGATATTCGCAGCGTGTGGGTAGCGGTGCTCCAGTTTACATGGCCGCTGTGCTCGAGTACCTAGCTGCTGAA GTGTTGGAGTTGGCTGGGAACGCGGCACGtgacaacaagaagaagaagatcatcCCAAGGCACGTGCAATTAGCGGTGAGGAATGATGAGGAGTTGGGGAAATTACTCACAGGTGTGACGATTGCAAGCGGCGGCGTTTTGCCTAATATCAACCCAGTGCTGTTGCCAAAGAAGACTAAGGAAAGTGTTGCGAAGGAGCCCAAATCTCCATC aattgcagggCTTTCGTATGACACTAATGAAACTGTTTTGAAGGATGCTTTCGGACAGCATGGTGAAATTATTGAAG TTAAGGTTATATGTGATCGTGTGACTGGGCAATCAAGAGGATACGGTTTTGTGAAGTTCGCTTCTGAAGCTGCAGCCGGGGAGGCTATCAAGGAAATGGATGGCCTG TTACTGGATGGCAGAAACATTCGGGTGAATTATGCGCACAAGGATTGA
- the LOC102628579 gene encoding actin-depolymerizing factor 1 isoform X1, giving the protein MSKANAASGMAVHDDCKLKFLELKAKRTYRFIVFKIEEKQKQVIVEKLGEPTQTYEDFAASLPAEECRYAVYDYDFVTAENCQKSRIFFIAWSPDTARVRSKMIYASSKDRFKRELDGIQVELQATDPSEMGLDVFKDRAN; this is encoded by the exons ATGAGCAAG GCTAATGCTGCTTCTGGGATGGCTGTACATGATGACTGTAAGCTAAAGTTCTTGGAGTTGAAAGCCAAGAGAACCTACCGCTTCATAGTATTTAAGATTGAGGAGAAGCAGAAGCAGGTCATTGTGGAAAAACTTGGTGAGCCAACTCAAACCTATGAAGATTTTGCTGCCAGCCTTCCTGCTGAGGAGTGCCGATATGCTGtgtatgattatgattttgttACCGCAGAGAACTGCCAAAAAAGCAGGATTTTCTTCATTGCATG GTCTCCCGACACTGCAAGAGTAAGAAGCAAGATGATTTATGCAAGCTCCAAGGACAGGTTCAAGAGAGAGCTAGATGGCATTCAAGTGGAGCTGCAGGCAACTGATCCATCTGAGATGGGTCTTGACGTATTTAAAGACCGTGCCAACTAA